The DNA window CGGTGCCAACGACTTCGTTTTGCTCATCGTCGGATTGGAAACAGTATCGATTCCCTCCTACATCCTAACCGGATATTATCGGTTGGATAAACTATCCGGTGAAGCTGCGCTGAAGTATGTGCTCTTCGGAGCGGTCTCGATTGGCGCGATGCTATTTGGCTTCTCCTATCTCTATGGCATAACCGGCGAGACCAATTACGATATGATCCGGGAAGTTCTCATGGGAGGCGCTGCCGGATATGAGTTGGTACTCTTTGTCGCAATGCTGCTGATGATGACGGGATTCGGTTATAAAATCGCTGCTGTCCCGTTCCATTTCTGGTGTCCAGATGTCTATCAAGGTTCGCCGACACCTATGACGGCGTTCTTCTCGGTGGCACCAAAAGCTGCCGGTCTTTATGCTTTGACCCGATTTCTCGCAACAATAGTCCCACCGAATTTTGTCGCAATGTTTGGTTGGGATCAGCTTTTCTGGTGGATTGCTGTTGCTACCATGACACTGGGAAATCTTGCCGCCTTACCACAAACAAATTTGAAACGACTGTTGGCGTATAGTTCGATCGCTCAAGCTGGGTATCTGCTCACAGTGTTCGTAGTGAACTCGGCAGAAGGCTATATTGCCATGATGTTTTATTTAGTTGCCTATTTGTTTATGAACCTTGGCGCTTTTGCCATCGTCGAGTGGATAGAACGATCCAATGGCAGTGTCGATTTGGCGGTATATCGCGGATTAGGCAAGCGCGATCCGAAGACGGCAGTTTTGCTATCGATCTTCTTATTTAGTTTAGCGGGTATTCCCCCACTGGCAGGTTTTATCGGCAAGTTCTTGGTATTTAGCGCTTTGCTTGATAAGAATCAAACAGTGCTGGCATTGATTGCCGTAATCAACACAGTCGTGAGTGTTGTGTATTACGTGAAGATCGTCCGAGAGATGTTCTTAGTCGATTCTGAACATGAAACTGTTACTATGCTTCCAACATCAACGTCCGCATTGCTTTTGGTGTGTGCCGTTCCAACGTTGGTTCTTGGCATCTTCTTTAGTCCATTGGTTAGTTGGGTTTCGTTGGCAATCAATTCATTTTACGCGAATTTTTAACCCGAGACTAACGATACTTCCGTATCTTTGTTC is part of the bacterium genome and encodes:
- a CDS encoding NADH-quinone oxidoreductase subunit N; protein product: MSINLNDFIGASGEIVFAVGFVLLLLWDVIAPRGNRTTLAWMASLLFVVAAGVSIVIAPEGIYFSGTFKVDLFSQFLKLFAAGAGILSIWIALPRFAKSGEYYLLLSAIVFGMFIIAGANDFVLLIVGLETVSIPSYILTGYYRLDKLSGEAALKYVLFGAVSIGAMLFGFSYLYGITGETNYDMIREVLMGGAAGYELVLFVAMLLMMTGFGYKIAAVPFHFWCPDVYQGSPTPMTAFFSVAPKAAGLYALTRFLATIVPPNFVAMFGWDQLFWWIAVATMTLGNLAALPQTNLKRLLAYSSIAQAGYLLTVFVVNSAEGYIAMMFYLVAYLFMNLGAFAIVEWIERSNGSVDLAVYRGLGKRDPKTAVLLSIFLFSLAGIPPLAGFIGKFLVFSALLDKNQTVLALIAVINTVVSVVYYVKIVREMFLVDSEHETVTMLPTSTSALLLVCAVPTLVLGIFFSPLVSWVSLAINSFYANF